Proteins encoded by one window of Acidimicrobiia bacterium:
- a CDS encoding EAL domain-containing protein — MAIIAALLGFSWGLARLVGGAGAVAPLWFFIPIVLAAVRFGPPGAFIAGAASVVLAGPLLPATTHPMTAQPLSDWGTRGGFFILIGVFFALASRQPEGARALARRVTRLDRDLRHAMARGELEVHYQGIFDIGGRRRRVIGAEALLRWRHPIHGYIPPGRFVPIAEHTGLIDELGELVLAEVCQRVAAWCQLTDGPFVATVNLSARQLGDPDLARRVQCCLDTAGIDPSQLCFEITETSAMADIKLTQQQLQGLHDLGVRLAIDDFGTGYSSLAYVHLLPIDTIKIDRSFIERITQETNAAALVANVIMLAHTLGHEALAEGVETSEQLALLKSMLCDQAQGFHLHRPGPPDEITTALKRQRRQRRQRPRAQTASSQRTA; from the coding sequence GTGGCGATCATCGCGGCCCTCCTCGGTTTCTCCTGGGGCCTGGCCCGATTGGTTGGTGGTGCCGGTGCCGTGGCGCCGCTGTGGTTCTTCATCCCGATCGTCTTGGCGGCGGTGCGTTTCGGCCCGCCGGGGGCGTTCATCGCCGGTGCCGCCTCGGTGGTGTTGGCCGGGCCGCTGCTGCCGGCCACGACTCATCCCATGACCGCACAGCCGCTGAGCGACTGGGGCACCCGGGGTGGCTTCTTCATCCTGATCGGGGTGTTCTTCGCCCTCGCCTCCCGTCAACCCGAAGGCGCCCGTGCCCTCGCTCGGCGGGTCACGCGCTTGGACCGCGATCTTCGCCACGCCATGGCTCGCGGTGAACTCGAAGTGCACTACCAGGGCATCTTCGACATCGGAGGACGCCGCCGACGAGTGATTGGGGCTGAAGCGCTGCTGCGCTGGCGTCACCCCATCCACGGATACATCCCACCCGGCCGATTCGTCCCGATCGCTGAACACACCGGCCTGATCGACGAGCTCGGCGAACTTGTCCTCGCGGAGGTTTGCCAGCGGGTCGCCGCATGGTGCCAGTTGACCGACGGGCCCTTCGTCGCCACGGTCAACCTCTCGGCCCGCCAACTCGGCGACCCGGACCTGGCCCGGCGGGTGCAATGCTGCCTCGACACCGCCGGGATCGATCCGTCACAGCTGTGCTTCGAGATCACCGAGACCTCGGCGATGGCCGACATCAAGCTGACCCAACAACAACTCCAAGGCCTGCACGATCTCGGCGTACGACTCGCCATCGATGACTTCGGCACCGGATACTCATCTCTCGCCTACGTGCATCTCCTCCCCATCGACACCATCAAGATCGACCGGTCCTTCATCGAACGCATCACCCAAGAGACCAACGCCGCGGCCCTCGTCGCCAACGTCATCATGCTGGCCCACACACTGGGACATGAAGCCCTCGCCGAAGGCGTCGAGACCTCCGAACAACTGGCGCTCCTCAAGTCGATGCTCTGCGACCAGGCCCAAGGGTTCCATCTCCACCGGCCCGGCCCCCCCGACGAGATCACCACCGCCCTCAAACGCCAGCGCCGGCAGCGCCGCCAACGGCCTCGGGCCCAAACAGCCTCCTCCCAGCGCACGGCCTGA